A portion of the Liberibacter crescens BT-1 genome contains these proteins:
- a CDS encoding DUF2059 domain-containing protein — MDKNNSLRCVIIQLLFIFGIMFVPSVSAAEITEEHLKAAHKAIKALNVTAQFNVILPNMAEKLKSNLIQVYPNYSDSIAAVVNDQALKLVVRRVDLEKEIENIYAKNFTISELNVISEFYSSEAGKKLLANGPTIITDMMKSADVWAASLSKDISKNTDEALAKIIKDKPIPEDVKKTGIKK; from the coding sequence ATGGATAAGAATAATAGTTTGCGTTGTGTTATTATTCAATTATTATTTATCTTTGGAATAATGTTTGTTCCTTCTGTTTCTGCTGCGGAAATAACAGAAGAACATCTTAAGGCGGCGCATAAAGCAATTAAAGCTTTGAATGTAACGGCGCAATTTAATGTTATTTTGCCTAATATGGCAGAAAAACTTAAATCCAATCTTATTCAGGTTTATCCAAATTACAGTGATTCTATTGCTGCTGTTGTGAATGATCAGGCATTAAAGCTTGTAGTACGTCGTGTTGATCTTGAAAAAGAAATAGAGAACATCTATGCAAAGAATTTTACTATTTCTGAATTGAATGTGATTTCCGAGTTTTATTCTTCAGAAGCAGGTAAGAAATTGCTTGCAAACGGTCCGACGATTATAACTGATATGATGAAATCTGCTGATGTATGGGCTGCAAGTCTTTCTAAAGATATATCGAAAAATACAGATGAAGCTCTTGCAAAAATTATCAAAGATAAGCCTATACCTGAAGATGTAAAGAAGACTGGTATCAAAAAATAG
- a CDS encoding 2-oxoglutarate dehydrogenase E1 component: MTRQEANKRFALTSFLDVTSVTYIEELYDRYKENPVTVSEDWKVFFKTLDEYPENIPEAMERISPLLRERVVSPSCTVSSFTGASVVNQKSIKDSLQAIRMINDYRTFGHLQANLDPLGLSAPLGERKNLSPLCYGFSENDYDRTIFVDNIFGLEYATVRELLERASRCYCSTIGVEFMHLSNAEQRSWIQNSIENDDRKNYFTAEDKKEILAKLIEAEGFEKFVDVKYKGTKRFGLDGGESLIPALRDIIQTGEKQGVKEIVLGMAHRGRLNVLCQIIGKAHRAIFYEFKGGSSTPDDVHGSGDVKYHLGASSDYQIKDHKVHLSLTANPSHLEIVNPVVLGRARAKQDLFRNASEDAVSEMTLRSQVLPVLIHGDAAFAGQGVVAETFELSGLSGYRVAGSIHFIINNQLGFTTNPVFSRSSPYPSDIAKSFDIPVFHVNGDDPEAVIYTVRLATEFRMKFNKPAIVDMFCYRRFGHNEGDEPSFTQPKMYKVIRSHKSVVDIYAEQLIKEGIVSAQEVKKIENDWRSCLDNEFEKSQDYKPVSVDWLRGLWSGLHPANDDEEYLPIKTSVEVKVLKEIGNKISQLPENFKVHKTIDRFIKNRQKMIKEGEGLDWAMAEALAFGSLCLEGHKIRFSGQDCERGTFSQRHAVLYDQETEERYAPLSNLSSTQAEFEIVNSMLSEEAVLGFEYGYSLVRPDVLNLWEAQFGDFFNGAQVILDQFISSGESKWLRMSGLVCLLPHGYEGQGPEHSSARLERFLQLCAENNMQVANCTTPANYFHILRRQLKRNFRKPLIMMTPKSLLRHKRAISSLADMSGESSFEPLLYDDAETQDKSITKLVDDDKIVRVILCTGKVYYDLLEEREKRSINDIYLLRVEQIYPFPVRKLVKTLSRFINAEMVWCQEEPRNMGAWTFVDSYLEWVLLHINAHYKRFRYVGRSAAASPATGLMSRHLEQFAAFIDEALRIKKE, encoded by the coding sequence ATGACACGGCAAGAGGCCAATAAACGTTTCGCACTTACTTCTTTTCTGGATGTTACAAGCGTTACTTATATTGAAGAATTATATGATCGTTATAAGGAAAATCCGGTCACTGTTTCTGAAGATTGGAAAGTATTCTTCAAGACCCTTGATGAATATCCTGAAAATATACCGGAAGCCATGGAAAGGATTTCTCCTCTTCTGAGAGAAAGGGTGGTCTCGCCTTCTTGCACGGTCTCTTCTTTTACAGGTGCTTCTGTTGTTAACCAGAAATCCATCAAGGATTCCTTGCAAGCGATCAGGATGATCAATGATTATCGTACTTTTGGTCATTTGCAAGCGAATCTTGATCCATTGGGATTATCGGCGCCTTTGGGAGAAAGGAAGAATTTATCTCCTCTTTGTTATGGGTTTTCCGAGAATGATTATGATCGCACTATCTTTGTTGATAACATATTTGGCCTTGAGTATGCCACTGTCCGTGAGCTTTTGGAGAGAGCTTCTCGTTGTTATTGTTCTACGATTGGAGTAGAATTCATGCATCTTTCGAACGCAGAGCAGCGATCCTGGATCCAGAACTCTATAGAAAATGACGATCGAAAGAATTATTTTACGGCAGAGGATAAAAAGGAAATTCTTGCCAAACTCATTGAGGCAGAGGGTTTTGAGAAGTTTGTTGATGTCAAGTATAAAGGAACAAAGCGATTTGGTCTTGATGGTGGTGAGAGTCTTATTCCTGCGCTTAGAGATATTATTCAGACAGGAGAGAAGCAAGGTGTAAAGGAAATTGTTTTGGGTATGGCGCATCGTGGTCGCCTCAATGTTTTATGTCAAATCATTGGCAAGGCCCATCGTGCTATATTCTATGAGTTTAAAGGTGGTTCATCAACTCCTGATGATGTTCATGGATCAGGAGATGTAAAATATCATTTGGGTGCTTCTTCTGATTATCAGATTAAAGATCATAAAGTTCATTTGTCACTAACGGCCAATCCTTCTCACCTTGAGATTGTCAATCCTGTTGTGTTGGGCAGGGCGCGTGCCAAGCAGGATCTTTTCAGGAATGCTTCTGAAGATGCTGTTTCTGAAATGACTCTTCGTTCACAGGTTCTTCCTGTTCTTATTCATGGTGATGCAGCATTTGCAGGTCAGGGAGTTGTTGCTGAAACTTTTGAATTGTCAGGTCTTTCGGGTTATAGAGTGGCAGGATCTATTCATTTTATCATTAACAATCAACTTGGCTTTACCACCAATCCGGTGTTTTCCCGTTCTTCTCCTTATCCATCGGATATCGCTAAATCATTTGATATTCCTGTTTTTCATGTTAATGGCGATGATCCGGAGGCGGTTATTTATACTGTTCGTTTGGCGACAGAGTTTCGTATGAAATTTAATAAACCGGCGATTGTTGATATGTTTTGTTATCGGCGTTTTGGTCATAATGAAGGGGACGAACCGTCATTTACGCAACCAAAGATGTATAAGGTTATAAGGTCTCATAAAAGTGTTGTGGACATTTACGCGGAACAACTTATTAAAGAGGGCATCGTTTCTGCACAAGAAGTTAAAAAAATCGAGAACGACTGGCGTTCCTGCCTGGATAATGAGTTTGAAAAGAGTCAGGATTACAAGCCGGTTTCAGTGGATTGGTTGCGTGGACTATGGTCTGGTTTACATCCTGCCAATGACGATGAAGAATATCTCCCTATAAAGACTTCTGTAGAGGTTAAAGTTCTCAAGGAGATTGGCAACAAGATTTCACAGCTGCCAGAAAATTTTAAAGTCCATAAGACGATCGATCGATTTATTAAAAATCGTCAAAAGATGATTAAGGAAGGTGAAGGTCTTGATTGGGCAATGGCAGAGGCCCTGGCTTTTGGTTCTCTGTGTCTTGAAGGGCATAAAATTCGTTTTTCTGGTCAGGATTGTGAGCGTGGAACTTTTTCTCAGCGTCATGCAGTTCTTTATGATCAGGAGACAGAGGAACGTTATGCGCCTCTTTCGAATTTATCGTCGACTCAGGCTGAGTTTGAGATTGTGAATTCCATGCTTTCTGAGGAAGCAGTTCTTGGATTCGAATATGGATATTCGTTAGTAAGACCTGATGTTCTTAATCTTTGGGAAGCACAGTTTGGTGACTTTTTTAACGGTGCGCAAGTCATACTCGATCAGTTTATTTCTTCGGGGGAATCCAAGTGGTTAAGAATGTCAGGCCTTGTTTGTTTATTACCGCATGGTTATGAAGGGCAAGGGCCAGAGCATTCTTCTGCTCGTCTTGAAAGATTTCTGCAGTTATGTGCTGAAAACAACATGCAGGTTGCCAATTGTACCACTCCGGCAAATTACTTTCATATTTTAAGAAGACAGCTGAAAAGAAATTTTCGTAAGCCATTAATCATGATGACACCTAAATCATTGTTGCGCCATAAGAGAGCCATTTCGTCTCTTGCGGACATGTCAGGTGAAAGTTCTTTTGAACCTTTATTATATGATGATGCTGAAACTCAAGACAAGAGCATCACTAAGCTTGTTGATGATGACAAGATTGTTCGTGTTATTCTCTGTACAGGGAAGGTTTATTATGATCTTCTTGAAGAACGTGAAAAAAGGTCGATTAATGATATTTATCTTCTTCGTGTCGAACAGATTTATCCTTTCCCGGTAAGGAAGCTTGTAAAAACTCTTTCCCGATTTATAAATGCTGAAATGGTCTGGTGCCAGGAAGAGCCCAGGAATATGGGAGCATGGACATTTGTTGATTCATATCTGGAATGGGTTTTGCTGCATATTAATGCTCACTATAAACGGTTTCGTTATGTTGGGCGTTCTGCTGCAGCTTCTCCGGCAACAGGTCTTATGTCCAGACATCTGGAGCAATTCGCTGCATTCATTGATGAAGCATTGCGAATAAAAAAGGAATAA
- the sucD gene encoding succinate--CoA ligase subunit alpha yields MSILVNKNTKVLVQGLTGKSGTFHTEQAIAYYGANMVGGVHPSKGGSLWHGKNGESLPIFSSVAEGKERTGANASVIYVPPAGAAAAIIEAIDAEIPLIVCITEGIPVLDMVSVKAHLIKSKSRLIGPNCPGLLTPEECKIGIMPGSVFRKGSVGILSRSGTLTYEAVFQTSNEGLGQSTAVGIGGDPVKGTEFIEILEMFLADDDTHSIVMIGEIGGGAEEDAALFLKDEARRGRKKPVVGFIAGRTAPSGRTMGHAGAVVSGGKGGAEDKIAALQEAGVRISPSPAKIGRTLAHLLKDL; encoded by the coding sequence ATGTCTATCCTTGTGAATAAAAATACGAAGGTTCTTGTTCAGGGTCTCACTGGAAAATCCGGTACATTTCATACAGAGCAGGCAATTGCCTATTATGGGGCAAATATGGTGGGAGGGGTGCATCCCTCAAAAGGCGGAAGCTTATGGCATGGTAAAAATGGTGAAAGCCTTCCTATTTTTTCTTCTGTTGCTGAAGGAAAAGAACGTACAGGTGCAAATGCTTCTGTGATCTATGTTCCACCTGCAGGAGCGGCGGCAGCCATTATTGAGGCTATTGACGCAGAAATTCCTTTGATTGTTTGTATTACCGAAGGGATTCCTGTTCTGGATATGGTTTCTGTTAAGGCACATCTGATAAAATCAAAGTCACGACTTATTGGTCCTAATTGTCCTGGTCTTTTAACACCTGAAGAGTGTAAAATCGGGATTATGCCTGGTTCTGTTTTTCGTAAAGGCTCTGTTGGTATTTTATCGCGTTCCGGTACATTGACCTATGAAGCTGTTTTTCAAACTTCAAATGAAGGATTGGGTCAGAGTACAGCTGTTGGTATTGGAGGCGATCCTGTTAAAGGGACTGAGTTTATTGAAATTCTTGAGATGTTTTTAGCGGATGATGATACGCATTCAATTGTTATGATTGGTGAAATTGGCGGGGGTGCTGAAGAGGATGCTGCCCTGTTTTTAAAAGATGAGGCCAGGCGTGGGCGTAAAAAACCCGTGGTTGGGTTTATTGCTGGAAGAACTGCTCCTTCTGGTCGTACTATGGGACATGCCGGCGCAGTTGTTTCTGGTGGTAAAGGAGGAGCTGAGGACAAGATAGCTGCACTGCAGGAAGCTGGTGTTCGTATTTCTCCATCACCAGCCAAAATTGGAAGGACATTGGCGCATCTTTTAAAGGATTTGTAA
- the gor gene encoding glutathione-disulfide reductase produces MSYDYDLFVIGAGSGGIRSARLAAQLGKKVAIAEEYRLGGTCVIKGCIPKKILFYASQYSEHLQDCLGFGWRVGQYDFDWKALISAKDNEISRLENLYRDILSRVGVDILQARASLVDSHTIHLENMNRAVTARHIVIASGSSPNRMEAMPGHEFCITSDEIFFLEKLPESILILGSGYIAVEFANILHGFGVKTILLHRGKEVLSQFDSDIRQGLTRAMIDKGISIISEDHIKAIFQKGMCLEAETKSGKSILVDQVLLATGRKPNTGNMGLERAGVEIDSRNAICTNEYFQTNIQSIFAIGDVINRVQLTPVAIHEAMCFVETVFKNNPVFPDYDCIPTAVFSQPEVACVGLTEEAAMATFPSLEIYKAQFKPMKSTLSMRSDYTIMKLIVNSVDRKVLGVHILGHVASEMIQVIGVCVKAGCSKDDFDRCIAVHPTAAEELVTIYSPSYYIKDGCKVSYQS; encoded by the coding sequence ATGTCTTATGATTACGATCTTTTTGTAATTGGTGCTGGTAGTGGAGGGATTCGTTCTGCACGTTTAGCTGCCCAACTTGGGAAGAAGGTTGCAATTGCTGAAGAGTACCGTTTGGGAGGTACTTGTGTTATTAAAGGGTGTATTCCTAAAAAGATTTTATTTTATGCTTCACAATATTCTGAACATTTGCAAGATTGTTTGGGGTTTGGTTGGAGAGTTGGTCAATATGATTTCGACTGGAAAGCTTTAATATCAGCTAAAGACAATGAAATTTCTCGTCTTGAGAATCTCTATAGAGATATATTGTCTCGTGTAGGTGTTGATATTCTGCAAGCTCGTGCTTCTCTTGTTGATTCTCATACGATACATCTTGAAAACATGAATCGCGCTGTTACAGCCAGACATATTGTTATTGCTTCTGGCTCTTCTCCTAACCGGATGGAGGCAATGCCTGGGCATGAGTTTTGTATTACATCGGATGAAATATTCTTTCTTGAAAAATTGCCAGAATCGATTTTGATTTTAGGATCAGGGTATATTGCTGTTGAGTTTGCGAATATTCTTCATGGGTTTGGAGTAAAAACAATATTACTGCATCGGGGCAAGGAAGTTCTTTCACAGTTTGATTCTGATATTCGTCAAGGTTTAACACGAGCGATGATTGATAAGGGTATTTCTATTATCAGTGAGGATCATATAAAGGCTATTTTTCAGAAAGGAATGTGTTTGGAAGCGGAGACCAAGTCTGGAAAGAGCATTTTAGTGGATCAGGTATTACTTGCAACGGGTCGCAAACCTAATACCGGAAATATGGGTCTTGAACGTGCAGGTGTTGAAATTGATTCAAGAAATGCAATCTGTACGAATGAGTATTTTCAGACAAATATACAGTCAATATTTGCAATTGGTGATGTTATTAATCGTGTACAGCTTACACCTGTTGCTATTCATGAAGCAATGTGTTTTGTTGAGACGGTCTTTAAAAATAATCCTGTTTTTCCTGATTATGACTGTATCCCTACAGCTGTATTTTCACAGCCAGAAGTTGCTTGTGTTGGTTTAACTGAAGAAGCTGCAATGGCAACTTTTCCATCATTAGAAATTTATAAAGCACAATTTAAACCAATGAAATCCACTTTATCAATGAGATCTGATTATACAATTATGAAATTGATTGTAAATTCTGTTGACCGAAAGGTTTTGGGGGTACATATTCTTGGTCATGTAGCCAGTGAAATGATACAGGTCATCGGAGTTTGTGTAAAAGCAGGGTGTTCAAAGGATGATTTTGATCGCTGTATAGCCGTACATCCTACAGCAGCAGAAGAACTTGTTACGATTTATTCTCCTTCTTATTATATAAAGGATGGTTGTAAGGTATCATATCAAAGTTAG
- the sucC gene encoding ADP-forming succinate--CoA ligase subunit beta, protein MNIHEYQAKALLKSYGAPVAEGVVIFSPDEVVDALKKLPGPLYVVKSQIHAGGRGKGKFKNLGSDARGGVRLETSAEAVIADVHEMMGSLLVTNQTDVSGKQVNRIYIEDGADISRELYLSLLVDRSVGQVSFIASVQGGMDIEEVAKHTPEKIIKVLVNHFDGVTSKDVSCLCDLLELDGMARDDAANLFPVLYKAFIENDMSLLEINPLIVMKNGRLRLLDAKVSFDGNALFRHPDLQALRDISEEDGKEVEAKKHGLSYIALNGNIGCMVNGAGLAMATMDIIKLYGAEPANFLDVGGGASKDAVAAAFKIITSDASVQGILINIFGGIMRCDVLAEGVLSAVKEVGIRVPLVLRLEGANVDLGNKMIADSGLNVITANDLDDAAQKIIHAVKGV, encoded by the coding sequence ATGAATATTCATGAATATCAAGCTAAGGCTTTATTAAAATCTTATGGAGCGCCAGTTGCTGAAGGTGTCGTTATCTTCTCTCCTGATGAGGTTGTGGATGCTTTGAAAAAGCTTCCTGGTCCTTTATATGTCGTTAAAAGCCAAATTCATGCTGGCGGTCGTGGTAAGGGAAAGTTTAAAAATCTGGGTTCTGATGCAAGAGGTGGTGTGCGTTTAGAGACTTCTGCTGAGGCTGTTATTGCTGATGTTCATGAGATGATGGGTTCTCTGCTGGTGACCAACCAGACGGATGTTTCCGGTAAGCAGGTTAACCGTATTTATATTGAGGATGGCGCTGATATTTCGCGTGAACTTTATCTTTCTCTTCTTGTGGATCGTTCTGTTGGTCAGGTATCTTTTATTGCTTCTGTCCAGGGTGGAATGGATATTGAGGAAGTTGCGAAACACACTCCTGAAAAAATTATCAAGGTTTTGGTCAACCATTTTGATGGTGTGACATCGAAAGATGTTTCTTGTTTATGTGATTTGCTTGAACTTGACGGAATGGCCCGGGATGATGCGGCGAATCTTTTTCCTGTCTTGTATAAGGCATTTATTGAAAATGATATGAGCCTTTTGGAAATAAATCCTCTGATTGTTATGAAAAATGGTCGTCTTCGTCTTCTTGATGCCAAAGTTTCATTTGATGGTAATGCTTTGTTCAGGCATCCAGATCTTCAGGCCTTGAGAGATATTTCTGAAGAGGATGGTAAAGAGGTTGAGGCCAAGAAGCATGGTCTTTCATATATTGCCCTTAACGGGAATATAGGATGTATGGTTAATGGAGCGGGTTTGGCTATGGCAACGATGGATATTATCAAGTTGTATGGAGCAGAGCCTGCTAATTTTCTTGATGTTGGAGGAGGAGCAAGTAAAGATGCTGTTGCCGCAGCATTTAAAATTATCACTTCTGATGCGTCCGTTCAGGGTATACTCATTAATATATTTGGAGGCATCATGAGATGCGATGTTCTTGCAGAAGGTGTTTTGTCTGCTGTAAAGGAAGTCGGTATAAGAGTTCCTCTGGTATTACGTCTTGAAGGGGCAAATGTTGATCTTGGAAATAAAATGATAGCCGATAGTGGATTAAATGTGATTACTGCAAATGATCTTGATGATGCAGCTCAAAAAATTATTCATGCAGTAAAAGGAGTTTAA
- the rpiA gene encoding ribose-5-phosphate isomerase RpiA has product MDLLQMKVEAARMALEYVVDDIVLGIGTGSTVEEFIHLLGEKVSRGLRIKGVATSKRTESLCHHLRIPLVSMDDIYCIDLTIDGVDEVDSELRLIKGRGGALLREKIVASVSKKMIVIADESKVVDFLGKVPLPIEIDPFGVKATSFLISDVFLRLGLHGHLKLRNNGDHVFITDGGHYIVDAFLNCIPDVELLSNELHAIPGVIDHGLFIGMTQLAIIGKASGGLLMEPH; this is encoded by the coding sequence ATGGATCTTCTTCAAATGAAAGTAGAAGCTGCCCGTATGGCACTTGAATATGTTGTTGATGATATCGTGTTAGGAATAGGGACAGGAAGCACGGTAGAAGAATTTATTCATCTTCTGGGAGAGAAGGTTTCAAGGGGTTTGCGTATAAAAGGTGTTGCAACATCAAAAAGAACAGAGAGTCTTTGTCATCATTTGAGGATACCTCTTGTATCAATGGATGATATATACTGTATTGACCTTACGATCGATGGTGTTGATGAAGTTGATTCAGAGTTACGTCTTATTAAGGGTCGCGGTGGTGCTTTATTACGTGAAAAGATTGTCGCTTCTGTTTCCAAAAAAATGATTGTTATTGCGGATGAAAGTAAAGTTGTTGACTTTCTAGGTAAAGTTCCTTTACCTATAGAGATAGATCCATTTGGAGTGAAAGCAACCTCTTTCTTAATCAGTGATGTTTTTTTAAGGCTTGGATTGCATGGTCATCTTAAATTACGTAACAATGGAGATCATGTTTTTATTACTGATGGTGGGCATTATATTGTTGATGCATTTTTGAATTGTATTCCTGATGTTGAGTTGCTTTCAAATGAGCTTCATGCAATTCCTGGGGTTATTGATCATGGGTTGTTTATAGGGATGACACAGTTAGCAATTATTGGCAAGGCAAGTGGAGGGTTGTTAATGGAGCCCCATTAA
- the odhB gene encoding 2-oxoglutarate dehydrogenase complex dihydrolipoyllysine-residue succinyltransferase translates to MATEILVPSLGESVSEATVSVWLKKVGDTVQVDEALLELETDKVTIEVPASVSGVLTELLVAEGETVTRGGLLGYISESSENPVTAPVSLKKTDDIDSSGISNQMPPSPSAIKMISENNIPLSDIQGTGKRGQILKNDVESAMSKKSSNVISIIPAEKKDSIGEERVKMTRLRQTVAKRLKDAQNVAAILTTYNEVDMLSIINLRKKYKDSFEKTHGVKLGFMGLFTKAVCQALKEIRNINAEIDGTDIVYKDYCHIGIAVGTDKGLVVPVVRDADQMSVAEIEQEISRLGKAARDGYLSVADMQGGTFTISNGGVYGSLLSSPILNPPQSGILGMHKIQERPVALNGEVVIRPMMYIALSYDHRIVDGKEAVTFLVRVKESLESPERIVLEI, encoded by the coding sequence ATGGCTACAGAAATTTTGGTTCCTTCTTTAGGAGAATCTGTCAGTGAAGCTACTGTAAGTGTTTGGCTTAAGAAAGTTGGCGATACTGTACAGGTTGATGAAGCTTTATTGGAACTTGAAACAGATAAGGTTACCATTGAGGTTCCGGCTTCTGTTTCTGGTGTATTAACTGAGCTTTTGGTTGCAGAAGGAGAGACAGTTACTCGTGGAGGATTGCTTGGGTATATTTCTGAATCTTCAGAAAATCCTGTAACAGCCCCTGTCTCTCTTAAGAAAACAGACGATATTGATTCTTCTGGAATTTCTAATCAGATGCCTCCATCTCCATCTGCGATTAAAATGATTTCTGAAAACAATATTCCGCTTTCTGATATACAGGGTACAGGAAAAAGGGGACAAATCCTTAAGAATGATGTAGAATCAGCAATGTCGAAGAAATCCTCCAATGTTATTTCTATCATTCCTGCTGAAAAGAAAGATTCTATTGGCGAGGAGCGTGTAAAAATGACGCGTCTACGCCAGACTGTAGCTAAACGTCTTAAAGATGCTCAAAATGTTGCAGCTATTCTTACGACCTATAATGAGGTCGATATGCTGTCCATTATTAATCTTAGAAAGAAGTATAAGGATTCGTTCGAGAAGACGCATGGTGTAAAATTAGGTTTTATGGGCTTATTTACGAAAGCTGTTTGTCAGGCATTAAAAGAAATCAGAAATATTAATGCAGAAATTGATGGAACAGATATTGTTTATAAGGACTATTGTCATATCGGGATTGCTGTTGGTACTGACAAAGGTCTTGTTGTTCCTGTTGTTCGTGATGCAGATCAGATGAGTGTTGCAGAAATTGAGCAAGAAATAAGTCGTCTTGGCAAGGCTGCTCGTGATGGTTATTTATCTGTAGCTGATATGCAGGGGGGGACGTTTACAATTTCTAATGGAGGGGTTTACGGTTCTCTTTTATCTTCTCCGATTTTGAATCCTCCGCAATCAGGAATTCTTGGTATGCATAAGATTCAGGAACGTCCGGTTGCTTTAAATGGAGAGGTGGTCATTCGTCCTATGATGTATATTGCCTTGTCTTATGATCATCGTATTGTTGATGGCAAGGAAGCGGTTACATTCCTTGTTCGTGTTAAGGAAAGCCTTGAAAGTCCTGAGCGTATTGTTCTGGAAATTTAA
- the lpdA gene encoding dihydrolipoyl dehydrogenase, which produces MIYDVVVIGAGPAGYVCAIKAAQLKKKVALIEKMNTYGGTCLNIGCIPSKALLHVSEFYQHVMHDSHGFGIEVSPPAINIKKMMAYKNTVVRSNVDGIAFLLKKNKIDTYHGTAKIVSPHKISVSEKNVEQIVEAKNIVVATGSNASKIAGLTVDIDEKTIMTSTGALSLEKVPGRLLVIGAGVIGLELGSVWMRLGSRVTVIEYAESILGGMDGEVCKQFYSLLSRQGMEFKLGCKVISIEKTDHGAKVTYVPVKGGESVTVDVDAVLIATGRNAYTSHLGLDALDIKLDNYGRIPVNDHFQTSVPNIYAIGDVVRGPMLAHKAEDEGIAVAEIIDGQKGHVNYNVIPNVVYTQPEVASVGKTEEQLKSEGIDYKVGKFPFTANGRARAMNAAFGLVKILADKRTDCVLGVHIIGHGAGEIIHEAAVLMEFGGSSEDLARICHAHPTLSEAVREASLSAFSQPIHM; this is translated from the coding sequence GTGATTTATGATGTTGTTGTTATAGGAGCTGGTCCGGCTGGTTATGTTTGTGCAATAAAAGCTGCGCAATTAAAAAAGAAAGTCGCTCTTATTGAAAAAATGAATACATATGGTGGTACATGTCTTAATATAGGGTGTATTCCTTCAAAAGCATTGTTGCATGTATCAGAATTTTATCAACATGTCATGCATGATTCCCATGGCTTTGGTATTGAAGTATCGCCACCGGCAATCAACATAAAAAAAATGATGGCGTATAAAAACACTGTTGTCCGGTCGAATGTTGATGGTATTGCTTTTCTTTTAAAGAAAAACAAAATTGATACGTATCATGGGACAGCGAAAATTGTTTCTCCTCATAAGATTTCTGTCTCTGAAAAAAATGTTGAACAGATTGTGGAAGCAAAGAATATTGTTGTGGCAACCGGCTCAAACGCTTCAAAAATAGCTGGGTTAACAGTTGATATTGATGAGAAGACGATTATGACATCTACGGGTGCTCTTTCTCTTGAGAAAGTGCCTGGCCGTTTATTGGTCATAGGGGCTGGTGTTATCGGTCTGGAATTGGGATCTGTCTGGATGAGGCTTGGCTCCAGGGTCACGGTTATTGAATATGCAGAATCAATTTTAGGGGGTATGGATGGTGAAGTTTGCAAGCAATTTTACTCTCTATTGTCCAGGCAAGGTATGGAGTTTAAACTTGGTTGCAAGGTTATTTCCATTGAAAAAACAGATCACGGTGCCAAGGTGACGTATGTTCCTGTTAAGGGTGGAGAATCTGTAACCGTTGATGTTGATGCTGTTCTTATTGCTACAGGACGTAACGCCTATACTTCTCATCTTGGGCTTGATGCTCTTGATATTAAGCTTGATAACTATGGTCGAATACCTGTCAATGATCATTTTCAGACCTCTGTTCCCAATATTTATGCTATTGGAGATGTTGTGCGTGGTCCAATGTTGGCCCATAAAGCAGAAGATGAGGGGATTGCTGTTGCTGAGATCATTGATGGTCAGAAAGGGCATGTGAATTATAATGTTATTCCCAATGTTGTGTATACTCAACCTGAAGTTGCTTCAGTTGGAAAGACAGAAGAACAGTTAAAATCTGAGGGGATTGACTATAAGGTTGGCAAATTTCCTTTTACTGCTAATGGTAGAGCTCGTGCCATGAATGCTGCTTTTGGTCTTGTAAAGATCTTGGCAGACAAGAGAACAGATTGTGTATTGGGTGTTCATATCATAGGACATGGTGCAGGAGAAATAATTCATGAAGCAGCTGTCCTTATGGAATTTGGAGGGTCATCTGAAGATTTGGCGCGTATTTGTCATGCACATCCAACACTATCAGAAGCAGTAAGGGAAGCATCGTTATCAGCATTTTCTCAACCAATTCATATGTAA